ATAGGGCTTTTCGCCTTTGAAACTTTCAAGGTCAATCCGGCCCCGGCGATGGGCCATGCTGCTGAGTTGAATCGCACGCGCGCCGGGTGTCTTTTCAAGCAGGGGCATCAGCAAGCCTGTTAAAAGATAATGCCCTAAAAAATTCACGCCAATTTGCAGCTCAAAACCTTCTTGGGTTTTAGATTCGGGCGGAAACATCACCCCGGCATTGTTAATCAACCAATCCAAACGGGGGTACTGGGCCTGAATTTCAGAGGCAAACTGACGCACCGATTCAAGGCTTGCCAAATCCAATAAATGCAAAGCCAAACTGCCCTTGGCTTTGGGGTCGCGAAGCAGGGCCATGGCGGCCTCCCCCCGTTCGCGGCTGCGACAGGCCAGAATCACTTCGGCCCCCTTTTGATACAGCCCCCGCGCAGTTTCAAGGCCAATGCCAGCATTGGCCCCCGTGACCAAGGCTGTTTTACCACTGAGATCAGGTAGATGCGTTAAAGTCCAGGGCATGGTCTATTCCTTTGTTGAATTTGAACTGGCCAGACGTTCAGCGGCGCTGACTGCGTCAGGTGAGCGGTCCATGGCTTGAAAACGCAGCATCCAGCCGGGGTATTCGGGTTCAAGCTGACTAAGCGCCTGCAGAGCGGCCAGTTCATCGGCGCTCAGACTGATCTCACTCACCACCAGATTCTGCAGCAATTGTTCCTGGGTACGGGCACCAATAATAATCGTGCTGATTCCCGGCTGATGCAAAACCCAGCTCAAGGCGATTTGCGCAACCGAAACCGAATGGCCCTCGGCAATTTCACGCATTTTATCGATAATCGTCCAGGCTTTTTCTTTGTCGATCGGTGGGAAATCAAAGCTGGAGCGGCGGCTGCCCTCAGGCCCCTTTTCTTCACGGGCAAATTTGCCACTTAAAAAGCCACCCGCCAGGGGGCTCCATACCATAATCCCCATCTGCTGATCCTGTGCCATGGGAATCACCTCACGCTCCAGATCGCGTCCGGCAATTGAATAATAGGCCTGAATGCTTTCAAAACGGTGAAGCTGCCTTTGCGCGGCCAAACCCTGGGCTTTCATGATCTGCCAGGCGGCATGGTTTGAAATTCCCAAATAGCGCACCTTGCCCGAATGCACGGCATCATTCAGGGCCGAAAGCGTTTCTTCCATGGGGGTGAGCGGGTCAAACCCATGAATCTGATAGAGGTCGATATAGTCCAAGCCCAAACGCTTCAGGCTTTGATCCAATTGAGACAGAATATGTTTGCGGCTCAGCCCCACCTGATTGGGGCCTGGGCCCATCCGGCCACGCACCTTGGTGGCTATCACCAATTCTTCACGGTCCAGGCCACTGTCACGCAGTGCCTGACCAAAAAGCGTTTCGGATTCACCAAACGAATAGATATTGGCGGTATCGTAAAAATTTACACCCGCCTCAAAAGAAGTTTTCAGCTGCTCGGTAACAGCCGCTTGGCCCAGAGCCCCCATCGCAGTCCAAAAACCCTGGCCACCAAAATTCATGGTTCCCAAACAAATCTCAGAGACATAAAGCCCTGTTTTTCCCAGCAGACGATATTTCACGGTTTTATATTCCCCTCTATAAATGAATATTCATTTTTAAATGTAAGGCCGCTTGACGCTTTAGAAAAATGGCGCTTGAGGCCTGATTAGGGCTTCCCTTTTTGATAGGCAGCCTGCACCTGATTCAGTTCGGCCTGAACCTTTTCGGCTTGAGCCGCTACCCCTTGCAGACTCTTTTCAAGGCCTTGGGCCCGATCCAAATCGAGGGTTCCACGGGTTTCTAAACTCAAATCATAAAGGGATTGATTGAGGCTTTTGAGTTGCCCCAGAGGCCGCTCTGGTTGAAAGCTTTTCAGGGTATTGATTTGCCCATGCAGGGCTTCAGCTTTGCTGGCATAGGAATGGTCAATGCCTTTGCCCACCAGCGCGCCCAGAGCGGCACTGCCGCCAGCCCCGGCACCCGCACCGATCAGCGCTGATTTTAAATTGCCCCCGCCTAGAAAATAGCCTGCGGTGGCCCCAGCAACCACCCCTACGCCAGTGCCGACCAGAGCATAGGGGCCGGTACGGCCTGTTACTTTTTTCTCCATTTCAAGCGCCTGGCCGGAAAGGCTCTCAAGGGTTTGATCGGTTTGGGCCTGCTGGTTTTTCAGAGTTTCAGCTTGGGCAAAGGCCTGAGCAATTTTCTGATCCGCAG
This bacterium (Candidatus Blackallbacteria) CG13_big_fil_rev_8_21_14_2_50_49_14 DNA region includes the following protein-coding sequences:
- a CDS encoding aldo/keto reductase; its protein translation is MKYRLLGKTGLYVSEICLGTMNFGGQGFWTAMGALGQAAVTEQLKTSFEAGVNFYDTANIYSFGESETLFGQALRDSGLDREELVIATKVRGRMGPGPNQVGLSRKHILSQLDQSLKRLGLDYIDLYQIHGFDPLTPMEETLSALNDAVHSGKVRYLGISNHAAWQIMKAQGLAAQRQLHRFESIQAYYSIAGRDLEREVIPMAQDQQMGIMVWSPLAGGFLSGKFAREEKGPEGSRRSSFDFPPIDKEKAWTIIDKMREIAEGHSVSVAQIALSWVLHQPGISTIIIGARTQEQLLQNLVVSEISLSADELAALQALSQLEPEYPGWMLRFQAMDRSPDAVSAAERLASSNSTKE
- a CDS encoding short-chain dehydrogenase, whose amino-acid sequence is MPWTLTHLPDLSGKTALVTGANAGIGLETARGLYQKGAEVILACRSRERGEAAMALLRDPKAKGSLALHLLDLASLESVRQFASEIQAQYPRLDWLINNAGVMFPPESKTQEGFELQIGVNFLGHYLLTGLLMPLLEKTPGARAIQLSSMAHRRGRIDLESFKGEKPYQRMREYAQSKLACLMFALELDRRLKAKGSQVLSLASHPGWTQTELMRHESAMEVLSKWFAMPTAQGALPTLYAAVEKLSGGEYIGPDGLAEVWGYPRLAKLAPQAQDKEMAKKLWQKAEELTGMVW